The following coding sequences are from one Streptomyces venezuelae window:
- a CDS encoding HAD family hydrolase, which translates to MHQHFDRLRLVALNIDGVLLNDTFSPVIGNFITSRGGVYDAGTERRILSQPRRVAGGEMARAAGLDITGDEALELYFAERDRYVAEHPVRPNPGAADLIERVRGLGLQVVCYGGLSKPHFDTHLGPWAHLFDGPGYVCTDSFRPGIREIAEDVFSLGLDEVLFVDDVARVAETAKGLGVPFIGHPCSFQRTFMEELSVRHIVGSLDAIDEELIRTLDAEAAAGTVWPANVAL; encoded by the coding sequence ATGCACCAGCACTTCGACCGCCTGCGCCTCGTCGCGCTCAACATCGACGGCGTTCTGCTCAACGACACGTTCAGCCCGGTCATCGGCAACTTCATCACCAGCCGCGGAGGCGTGTACGACGCCGGGACCGAGCGGCGCATCCTGTCCCAGCCGCGCCGCGTCGCCGGTGGCGAGATGGCCCGTGCGGCCGGCCTCGACATCACGGGCGACGAGGCCCTGGAGCTCTACTTCGCCGAGCGCGACCGCTACGTCGCCGAGCACCCGGTGCGGCCGAACCCGGGCGCCGCCGACCTCATCGAGCGGGTACGCGGCCTGGGCCTCCAGGTCGTCTGCTACGGCGGCCTGAGCAAGCCCCACTTCGACACGCACCTGGGACCGTGGGCGCACCTCTTCGACGGCCCCGGCTACGTCTGCACCGACTCGTTCCGCCCCGGCATCAGGGAGATCGCCGAGGACGTGTTCTCGCTGGGCCTCGACGAGGTCCTGTTCGTGGACGACGTCGCGCGGGTCGCCGAGACGGCGAAGGGACTCGGCGTGCCGTTCATCGGCCATCCCTGCAGTTTCCAGCGCACGTTCATGGAGGAGCTGTCGGTCCGGCACATCGTCGGCTCGCTGGACGCGATCGACGAGGAGCTCATCCGCACTCTCGACGCGGAGGCCGCGGCGGGCACTGTCTGGCCCGCGAACGTCGCGCTGTGA
- a CDS encoding ScbR family autoregulator-binding transcription factor translates to MPEPKQERAQKTREEILRAAAEVFDERGYSGAGMREIMNRAGVTLGAVYFHFPNKEALALAVMRAQPASIVPALKSQGLQRLVDITFVWAHKLQTDPMLRAGVRLTSEQTGFGLDDATPYREWARIMEECLADGRTAGDVRADVDVRTLAEFIVSACTGLQAYSLLASGREDLPERTRAMWRLLMPAIATGNAADTIDVSEAREAAVNA, encoded by the coding sequence ATGCCGGAACCGAAGCAGGAGCGGGCCCAGAAAACGCGCGAGGAGATCCTTCGCGCCGCCGCTGAGGTCTTCGACGAGCGCGGGTACAGCGGTGCCGGCATGCGGGAGATCATGAACCGCGCCGGTGTGACGCTCGGAGCCGTCTACTTCCACTTCCCCAACAAGGAGGCGCTGGCCCTGGCGGTGATGCGCGCCCAGCCCGCGAGCATCGTGCCCGCCCTGAAGTCGCAGGGCCTGCAACGCCTGGTGGACATCACGTTCGTGTGGGCGCACAAGCTCCAGACGGACCCGATGCTGCGCGCGGGTGTCCGGCTCACCAGCGAGCAGACCGGTTTCGGACTCGACGACGCCACGCCCTACCGGGAGTGGGCCCGGATCATGGAGGAGTGCCTCGCCGACGGCCGCACGGCGGGCGACGTCCGTGCGGACGTCGACGTCCGCACGCTCGCCGAGTTCATCGTGTCCGCGTGTACGGGCCTCCAGGCGTACTCCCTGCTCGCGAGCGGCCGCGAGGACCTGCCCGAACGGACCCGGGCCATGTGGCGGCTCCTCATGCCCGCCATTGCCACGGGGAACGCCGCCGACACCATCGACGTGAGCGAGGCGAGGGAAGCCGCGGTCAACGCCTGA
- a CDS encoding ScbA/BarX family gamma-butyrolactone biosynthesis protein, whose product MPQEYVHKLDAAEVLLTGWAPAGEDRVTVTARWPRGHAFYAPVTGRHDPMLLAETLRQSIPLISHALYDVPLGHHLIWQHFTFEVAPGAMFLDVGPMDVELRIACGDIARRGGRLAALTMDIEILRDGRHLGTAHTRFSSHAPAIYRRLRGDRCTPSGDTIPAGPPAPPAPVARAHAKDVVLSPTPEPLSPPLSLPHQWQLRVDQTHPILFDHPVDHAPGMLLLEAARQAAHAVQDPLGGAVFPIRFESAFFRYVEFDAPCVITAHVEPSAYPEGHLGVSVTALQEDNEAFSCRVTLARATR is encoded by the coding sequence GTGCCGCAGGAGTACGTCCACAAGCTGGACGCCGCGGAGGTACTGCTCACGGGCTGGGCGCCCGCCGGTGAGGACCGCGTGACGGTCACCGCCCGGTGGCCGCGCGGCCACGCCTTCTACGCGCCCGTCACCGGACGGCACGACCCGATGCTGCTCGCCGAGACGCTGCGGCAGAGCATCCCGCTGATCTCGCACGCCCTCTACGACGTGCCGCTCGGCCACCACCTCATCTGGCAGCACTTCACCTTCGAGGTCGCGCCCGGGGCGATGTTCCTCGACGTCGGCCCGATGGACGTCGAACTCCGCATCGCCTGCGGCGACATCGCCCGGCGCGGCGGTCGTCTCGCCGCCCTGACGATGGACATCGAGATCCTGCGCGACGGCCGTCACCTCGGTACCGCGCACACCCGGTTCAGCAGCCACGCCCCGGCGATCTACCGCAGACTCCGCGGCGACCGCTGCACACCCTCCGGCGACACGATTCCGGCCGGGCCCCCTGCGCCGCCCGCCCCGGTGGCCCGCGCCCACGCCAAGGACGTCGTGCTCTCACCCACGCCGGAGCCGCTCTCGCCGCCGCTTTCGCTCCCGCACCAGTGGCAGTTGCGCGTCGACCAGACGCACCCCATCCTGTTCGACCACCCCGTCGACCACGCACCGGGCATGCTCCTGCTCGAAGCGGCCCGCCAAGCCGCCCACGCCGTCCAGGACCCGCTGGGCGGAGCCGTCTTCCCGATCCGCTTCGAGTCGGCGTTCTTCCGCTACGTCGAGTTCGACGCGCCCTGCGTGATCACCGCCCACGTCGAACCGTCCGCCTACCCGGAAGGCCACTTGGGCGTCTCGGTCACAGCCCTCCAGGAGGACAACGAGGCCTTCTCCTGCCGAGTGACCCTGGCCCGCGCAACCCGGTGA
- a CDS encoding phosphotransferase, with protein sequence MAAPRRGLGAAHAAPATAPRHQGRGCPSAPLAADFPGRLADLSPEDTGIGPDDAHALRALWEDAVAAPAWQGPPSWLHRDLHPANVVVADGALTGVLDFGELCAGDPATDLGAAWLILPAGSAPRFFTAYGRADDPMIRRAKGWAALQSLSLIDIGRNGERGLPGGKVTWGHAWRATLQRLIGR encoded by the coding sequence ATTGCGGCGCCTCGGCGAGGACTTGGCGCTGCGCATGCCGCGCCCGCGACGGCACCTCGGCACCAGGGCAGGGGCTGCCCGTCGGCGCCCCTCGCAGCCGACTTCCCCGGACGCCTCGCGGACCTGTCACCCGAGGACACCGGCATCGGCCCGGACGACGCGCACGCCCTCCGCGCCCTCTGGGAGGACGCCGTGGCGGCACCCGCGTGGCAGGGCCCGCCCAGTTGGCTCCACCGCGACCTGCACCCCGCGAACGTCGTGGTCGCCGACGGCGCCCTCACCGGCGTCCTCGACTTCGGTGAACTCTGCGCGGGCGACCCGGCGACGGACCTCGGAGCAGCATGGCTGATCCTCCCGGCCGGGTCCGCCCCCCGCTTCTTCACCGCGTACGGCCGCGCCGACGACCCGATGATCCGCCGCGCCAAGGGATGGGCGGCCCTCCAGTCCCTGTCCCTCATCGACATCGGCCGCAACGGCGAACGCGGCCTGCCCGGCGGGAAGGTGACGTGGGGCCATGCGTGGCGGGCCACGCTTCAGAGGCTGATCGGCCGGTAG
- a CDS encoding molybdopterin-dependent oxidoreductase → MTAHTSTPAPASAPAPASSSTPPLVPPPDDPSHGDPAPGPDFITPVDNVFVRSHLGGCPDIDPAAWSLTVEGLVDRPLRLDLATLLALPSDHLTAVHECFGSPYRPDTPTRAVTNVEWTGLPLAALLDRAGPLPAARHVLFEGADTGSFQGEDGLSYVKDLPLETARRDVFLAHGMNGEPLRVRHGYPLRAVVPRMFGTNSVKWLTRVVLTDERPEHMFTTTLYTRTLPGYDTPQPVRALDVNSKILSPEQDARLPCTGRAFRGRTWSTTAVVRLDLSFDGGPWEPATLDVPGADPAWQAFSLHRTLAPGPHTVRSRATDAAGRVQPPPGARNSVHEVRFTVDAPASRPPHAYSPAAEE, encoded by the coding sequence ATGACCGCACACACCTCTACGCCCGCACCCGCCTCCGCGCCCGCACCCGCCTCCTCCTCCACGCCGCCGCTGGTCCCGCCGCCCGATGACCCCTCGCACGGGGACCCGGCCCCCGGCCCCGACTTCATCACCCCGGTCGACAACGTCTTCGTCCGCAGCCACCTCGGCGGCTGCCCCGACATCGACCCCGCGGCCTGGAGCCTGACGGTCGAGGGCCTGGTCGACCGGCCCCTGCGCCTCGACCTCGCGACGCTCCTCGCCCTGCCGTCGGACCACCTCACCGCCGTCCACGAGTGCTTCGGCAGCCCGTACCGGCCCGACACGCCCACGCGCGCGGTGACGAACGTCGAGTGGACGGGTCTGCCCCTGGCCGCGCTCCTGGACCGCGCGGGCCCGCTGCCCGCCGCACGGCACGTGCTCTTCGAGGGCGCGGACACCGGCTCCTTCCAGGGCGAGGACGGACTCTCGTACGTGAAGGACCTCCCCCTGGAGACCGCCCGCCGTGACGTGTTCCTCGCGCACGGCATGAACGGCGAGCCGCTGCGCGTCCGGCACGGGTACCCACTGCGGGCGGTCGTGCCGCGTATGTTCGGCACGAACTCGGTGAAGTGGCTGACCCGGGTCGTCCTGACGGACGAGCGACCGGAGCACATGTTCACGACGACCCTCTACACGCGGACGCTCCCCGGGTACGACACCCCGCAGCCGGTGCGCGCGCTGGACGTCAACAGCAAGATCCTCTCGCCCGAGCAGGACGCCCGACTCCCCTGCACGGGCCGGGCGTTCAGGGGTCGTACGTGGAGCACGACGGCGGTCGTCCGCCTCGACCTCTCCTTCGACGGTGGCCCCTGGGAGCCCGCCACGCTCGACGTCCCCGGCGCCGACCCGGCCTGGCAGGCCTTCTCCCTGCACCGAACGCTCGCACCGGGGCCGCACACGGTCCGCTCGCGCGCGACGGACGCGGCGGGCCGGGTCCAGCCGCCGCCGGGCGCGCGGAACTCCGTGCACGAGGTCCGGTTCACGGTGGACGCTCCCGCGAGCCGACCGCCACACGCGTACTCGCCCGCCGCCGAGGAGTAG
- a CDS encoding lipase family protein, translating to MHTRTSAAAWAVVAALGLSAITPLTAAQAAAPTGAPTTTATAAAPAAPAAPAAPATADSPGDIVSSEPSSFHPLPHQPTDTKAWKIHYRSTTAKGEPNTVSGTVIVPQDGRKGPRPLITYAVGTVGVADRCAPSAGFPKGTTLEGNLIQQLTLRGWAVAVTDYEGLGTPGDHTYTVGRAEGQAMLDAARAAIRLPEAGLGKDTPVGIMGYSQGGQASSWAAELHGTYAPELDVKGTATGGVPGDLLKVAKFNDGLYGSGLIFMAAIGQDAAFPELRLDSYLNDKGRKLIGALRDSCVADGSVLGSFKTIASMTTKNPLEQPDWKQRLTESRVGGARPDAPVYQYHAFADELIPYAVGTKVRADWCARGANVEWHTVPVGDHVSAVMTQSPYAAQWLAERFAGKEARGNC from the coding sequence ATGCACACACGTACCAGCGCCGCGGCGTGGGCCGTGGTGGCCGCGCTCGGCCTGTCGGCCATCACCCCGCTCACCGCGGCACAAGCCGCCGCACCCACCGGCGCCCCCACGACCACCGCGACCGCCGCCGCCCCCGCGGCCCCCGCGGCCCCCGCGGCCCCCGCGACCGCCGACTCCCCCGGCGACATCGTGTCCTCCGAACCCAGCAGCTTCCACCCGCTGCCCCACCAGCCGACCGACACCAAGGCCTGGAAGATCCACTACCGCTCGACCACGGCCAAGGGCGAGCCGAACACCGTGTCGGGCACGGTCATCGTGCCCCAGGACGGCAGGAAGGGCCCCCGCCCCCTGATCACCTACGCCGTGGGGACCGTCGGAGTCGCCGACCGCTGTGCACCCAGCGCGGGCTTCCCCAAGGGCACCACGCTGGAAGGCAACCTGATCCAGCAGCTCACCCTGCGCGGCTGGGCGGTGGCCGTCACCGACTACGAGGGCCTCGGCACACCGGGCGACCACACCTACACCGTGGGCCGCGCGGAGGGCCAGGCCATGCTGGACGCCGCCCGCGCCGCGATCCGGCTGCCGGAGGCGGGCCTCGGCAAGGACACGCCGGTCGGCATCATGGGCTACTCGCAGGGCGGCCAGGCCTCGTCGTGGGCGGCCGAGCTGCACGGCACGTACGCCCCCGAACTCGACGTCAAGGGCACGGCGACCGGTGGCGTACCCGGTGACCTGCTGAAGGTCGCGAAGTTCAACGACGGCCTGTACGGCTCGGGCCTGATCTTCATGGCGGCGATCGGTCAGGACGCGGCCTTCCCCGAGCTGAGGCTCGACTCCTACCTCAACGACAAGGGCAGGAAGCTCATCGGCGCGCTGCGCGACTCCTGCGTCGCGGACGGCTCGGTGCTCGGCTCGTTCAAGACGATCGCGTCCATGACGACGAAGAACCCCCTCGAACAGCCGGACTGGAAGCAGCGTCTGACCGAGTCCCGGGTCGGCGGGGCCAGGCCGGACGCGCCCGTGTACCAGTACCACGCGTTCGCCGACGAGCTCATCCCGTACGCCGTGGGCACCAAGGTCCGCGCCGACTGGTGTGCGCGGGGCGCGAACGTCGAGTGGCACACGGTGCCCGTCGGTGACCACGTCAGCGCCGTGATGACGCAGTCGCCGTACGCGGCGCAGTGGCTGGCGGAGCGGTTCGCGGGGAAGGAGGCGCGCGGCAACTGCTGA
- a CDS encoding tetratricopeptide repeat protein: MLPQEAHCFQDRGVGRRLAREMADGGTAVLGQVLAGTGGVGKTQLAARYARDLLRSGEVDLLLWVTAVKREAVVAAYAQAAEDVLGITLADSEQAAARFLAWLEPRPPGGDGERGPGWMVVLDDLADPVDLLADPVTPRIALWPPAGPHGRTLVTTRRRDAVLTGHGHRCIDVGLFDRAESVAYLTQVLAGERGDSGNGARANVAQPPDCIARLAEDLGDLPLALSQAAAYLLETGLDCARYRALLAGRTRALARLLPEPGSLPDAQTVTLAATWSLSVDRADRMRPRGLASPLLVLIALLDPNGIPASVLTGKAACRYLARHRTGRDGPDEPDEPAAEDTVEAFDAVDALRALHRMHLVDHTPGVPHQAVRVHQLVQRSIRETLSRDRLDEAAVAAADALVEAWPEVERDPALGRALRANTDALRRVADGALWAGQAHDVIFRSANSVAAAGHYTHAMEQFGTLARQAAQRLGPDHRDTLRARLERAEMWAMSGHPLVAADELRQVVGDTARVCGRDDADTLRARHSLAHARALAEDVPGALVEFEQVLCDFQRELGDEAPETLGARSFLALWWGAAGDTAGAITALEQLVADREELLGRDHPELFWARHNLAAYRGRSGDTAGAVSAYEDLFADRERVLGPDHTDTLANRAEHAYWLRESGRNTEALFALERLVVDMERVLGTCHIELFGVQRSLAWCWEEAGDTAGSVLAHRQQLDDVRGAFGPDHAQTAEAAVTLTHALIGRGRELRDGSRTPPSDPERRTAMPEETSQPRPARLEQALACFNEARGLTDPEESPGVYGIILHDIADTYRDAHDLKEAVEHFRQAVSYKQQADNPSDLATTMTALANTLVAMGERTEAREVLEQLAAEVPKIGDTERRAAVLHNMALTYEELGRMGVERAYADAVSACRAVLALIDGASDPGWYASVLKDMGDVYDAQDMLPQAHAAYEEAVRYTRRIESTSTSLITVLIALGRTSRRLGKREGETTVSGDGAAVNGARFAAAPSQPRGASPDALSDAAPTPDAPPPDAPAPGDDES, from the coding sequence GTGCTGCCCCAGGAGGCGCACTGCTTCCAGGACCGCGGCGTGGGCAGACGCCTCGCGCGCGAGATGGCCGACGGCGGCACCGCCGTGCTCGGCCAGGTCCTCGCCGGCACCGGAGGCGTCGGCAAGACCCAGCTGGCCGCGCGGTACGCCCGCGACCTGCTGCGCAGCGGCGAGGTCGACCTGCTCCTGTGGGTGACCGCGGTGAAGCGCGAGGCGGTCGTCGCGGCGTACGCACAGGCCGCGGAGGATGTCCTCGGCATCACCCTCGCCGACTCGGAGCAGGCCGCCGCCCGCTTCCTCGCCTGGCTGGAGCCGCGCCCGCCCGGCGGCGACGGGGAGCGGGGCCCCGGCTGGATGGTGGTCCTCGACGACCTCGCCGACCCGGTCGACCTGCTCGCCGACCCCGTCACGCCCCGCATCGCCCTGTGGCCGCCCGCGGGGCCGCACGGCAGGACGCTGGTCACGACACGGCGCCGCGACGCCGTCCTGACCGGACACGGGCACCGCTGCATCGACGTCGGCCTGTTCGACCGGGCGGAGTCGGTCGCGTACCTCACCCAGGTGCTCGCGGGGGAGCGCGGGGACAGCGGCAACGGCGCGCGGGCGAACGTGGCACAGCCGCCCGACTGCATCGCGCGGCTCGCCGAGGACCTCGGGGACCTGCCGCTCGCGCTGTCGCAGGCCGCCGCGTACCTCCTGGAGACCGGCCTGGACTGTGCCCGCTACCGCGCCCTCCTCGCCGGCCGCACCCGGGCCCTGGCCCGCCTTCTCCCCGAGCCGGGCTCCCTGCCCGACGCGCAGACCGTCACCCTCGCCGCGACCTGGTCGCTGTCCGTCGACCGAGCCGACCGGATGCGGCCGCGGGGCCTGGCGAGCCCCCTGCTCGTCCTCATCGCCCTGCTCGACCCGAACGGCATCCCCGCGTCCGTGCTCACCGGGAAGGCCGCGTGCCGCTACCTGGCCCGGCACCGCACCGGGCGTGACGGGCCCGATGAGCCCGATGAGCCTGCCGCGGAGGACACCGTCGAGGCCTTCGACGCCGTCGACGCGCTCCGCGCCCTGCACCGCATGCATCTCGTCGATCACACCCCCGGGGTCCCCCATCAGGCCGTACGCGTCCACCAACTGGTCCAGCGCAGCATCCGCGAGACCCTCTCCCGCGACCGCCTCGACGAGGCCGCGGTGGCCGCCGCCGACGCGCTCGTCGAGGCCTGGCCCGAGGTCGAGCGGGACCCCGCGCTTGGCCGGGCGCTGCGGGCGAACACCGACGCGCTGCGGCGGGTGGCGGACGGTGCGCTGTGGGCGGGGCAGGCGCACGACGTGATCTTCCGGTCGGCGAACAGCGTCGCGGCGGCAGGTCACTACACGCACGCGATGGAGCAGTTCGGGACCCTGGCGCGGCAGGCGGCGCAGCGCCTCGGGCCCGACCACAGGGACACCCTCAGGGCGCGGCTCGAACGCGCCGAGATGTGGGCGATGTCCGGTCACCCGCTGGTCGCCGCCGACGAGCTCCGGCAGGTGGTCGGCGACACCGCGCGGGTGTGCGGGCGCGACGACGCGGACACGCTGCGGGCCCGGCACTCCCTCGCCCACGCGCGGGCACTCGCCGAGGACGTGCCCGGGGCCCTCGTGGAGTTCGAGCAGGTCCTCTGCGACTTCCAGCGCGAGCTGGGGGACGAGGCGCCCGAGACGCTGGGCGCCCGCAGCTTCCTCGCCCTGTGGTGGGGGGCGGCGGGCGACACGGCAGGGGCGATCACCGCCCTCGAACAGCTCGTCGCCGACCGCGAGGAACTCCTCGGCCGCGACCACCCCGAGCTGTTCTGGGCCCGCCACAACCTCGCCGCGTACCGGGGGCGGTCGGGGGACACGGCCGGTGCCGTGAGCGCGTACGAGGACCTGTTCGCCGACCGGGAACGGGTGCTCGGCCCCGACCACACCGACACCCTGGCCAACCGTGCCGAACACGCCTACTGGTTACGGGAGTCGGGCCGCAACACCGAGGCGCTGTTCGCGCTGGAGCGGCTCGTCGTCGACATGGAGCGGGTGCTCGGTACGTGCCACATCGAGCTGTTCGGCGTGCAGCGCAGCCTCGCCTGGTGCTGGGAGGAGGCGGGTGACACCGCGGGTTCCGTCCTCGCCCACCGGCAGCAACTCGACGACGTCCGCGGCGCCTTCGGGCCCGACCACGCCCAGACGGCGGAGGCCGCCGTGACGCTGACGCACGCGCTGATCGGCCGCGGACGGGAACTGCGCGACGGAAGCAGGACTCCACCATCCGACCCCGAACGGAGAACCGCCATGCCGGAAGAGACCAGCCAGCCGCGGCCCGCCCGCCTGGAACAGGCCCTCGCCTGCTTCAACGAGGCGCGCGGCCTGACCGACCCCGAGGAGTCGCCGGGCGTCTACGGCATCATCCTGCACGACATCGCCGACACCTACCGCGACGCCCACGACCTGAAGGAAGCCGTCGAACACTTCCGGCAGGCGGTCTCGTACAAGCAGCAGGCGGACAACCCGAGCGACCTCGCCACGACGATGACGGCGCTCGCCAACACGCTGGTCGCGATGGGCGAGCGGACCGAGGCGCGGGAGGTGCTCGAACAGCTCGCCGCGGAGGTCCCGAAGATCGGGGACACCGAGCGGCGGGCCGCCGTCCTGCACAACATGGCCCTCACCTACGAGGAGCTGGGCCGCATGGGCGTCGAGCGCGCCTACGCCGACGCGGTGTCCGCCTGCCGGGCGGTGCTCGCCCTGATCGACGGCGCGTCCGACCCGGGCTGGTACGCGTCCGTGCTCAAGGACATGGGTGACGTCTACGACGCGCAGGACATGCTGCCGCAGGCCCACGCCGCGTACGAGGAGGCCGTCCGCTACACCCGCCGCATCGAGTCCACGTCCACCTCGCTGATCACCGTCCTGATCGCCCTCGGCCGCACCAGCAGGCGGCTCGGCAAACGGGAGGGGGAGACGACGGTGTCCGGTGACGGCGCGGCGGTCAACGGCGCGCGCTTCGCCGCCGCGCCGTCTCAGCCGCGCGGAGCCTCCCCGGATGCCCTGTCGGACGCGGCCCCGACGCCGGACGCGCCGCCGCCGGACGCGCCCGCGCCGGGCGACGACGAGTCGTAG
- a CDS encoding AraC family transcriptional regulator — protein sequence MARRTITVHHVRAVLRGAERHGVDTVPLLRGAQIPPLLLGDDLARVTAPQFARLFRELYRATQDEFLGLGSAVSRPGTFAMMCRAALGCRDLGSAVERGVTFYGLFPGGPDLVLERRGGDAVFGVCSDLEQDYFLAECLVIIWHRLCSWLIGRRIPLRWAEFGHPPPPHKDEYELLFGCPVRFGAERTGAGFAPHWLDAPLVRDEDALDEMLRRAPFELLSRREYGTTVAEQVRRVLAGALRSSPRLPSLGDIAARLAVSPATLRRRLAQESTSYQQLKDAVRRDAAIAGLVEGHEPIAELAARLGFSEDTAFHRAFRRWTGTTPGAYRTETERPPGAFPYDSSSPGAGASGGGASGVGAASDRASGEAPRG from the coding sequence ATGGCGAGGCGGACGATCACCGTGCACCACGTGCGGGCCGTGCTGCGCGGCGCGGAGCGGCACGGGGTCGACACGGTGCCGCTGCTGCGGGGAGCGCAGATCCCGCCGCTGCTGCTCGGGGACGACCTGGCCCGGGTCACGGCGCCCCAGTTCGCGCGACTCTTCCGGGAGCTGTACCGCGCGACGCAGGACGAGTTCCTGGGGCTCGGTTCCGCCGTCAGCAGGCCGGGGACGTTCGCGATGATGTGCCGGGCCGCACTGGGCTGCCGCGATCTCGGGTCGGCCGTCGAGCGGGGCGTGACGTTCTACGGCCTGTTCCCCGGCGGGCCGGACCTCGTCCTCGAACGGCGTGGCGGCGACGCCGTGTTCGGCGTGTGCAGCGACCTCGAACAGGACTACTTCCTCGCCGAGTGCCTCGTCATCATCTGGCACCGGCTGTGCAGCTGGCTGATCGGACGCCGCATCCCGCTGCGGTGGGCCGAGTTCGGGCATCCGCCGCCCCCGCACAAGGACGAGTACGAGCTGCTCTTCGGGTGCCCCGTGCGGTTCGGCGCCGAGCGGACCGGCGCGGGCTTCGCCCCGCACTGGCTGGACGCACCGCTCGTCAGGGACGAGGACGCACTGGACGAGATGCTGCGCCGGGCCCCCTTCGAACTCCTCAGCCGCCGCGAGTACGGCACGACGGTCGCCGAGCAGGTGCGCCGCGTCCTCGCCGGCGCCCTGCGCTCCTCGCCGCGGCTGCCCTCCCTCGGGGATATCGCGGCGCGGCTCGCGGTGAGCCCGGCGACGCTGCGGCGCAGGCTCGCCCAGGAGTCCACGTCGTACCAGCAGCTGAAGGACGCGGTGCGGCGCGACGCGGCGATCGCGGGTCTGGTGGAGGGCCACGAACCGATCGCGGAGCTCGCGGCCCGGCTCGGCTTCTCCGAGGACACCGCGTTCCACCGGGCGTTCCGCCGCTGGACGGGTACGACGCCGGGCGCCTACCGCACGGAGACGGAACGCCCGCCCGGCGCCTTTCCCTACGACTCGTCGTCGCCCGGCGCGGGCGCGTCCGGCGGCGGCGCGTCCGGCGTCGGGGCCGCGTCCGACAGGGCATCCGGGGAGGCTCCGCGCGGCTGA